One window from the genome of Elaeis guineensis isolate ETL-2024a chromosome 5, EG11, whole genome shotgun sequence encodes:
- the LOC105044611 gene encoding NF-X1-type zinc finger protein NFXL2 — translation MAATATSTGRFPIQNPNPPSDIVFSDSDASSGSGGEEAAGQRTALEDSIFDAYLQISGRSAPDLSKIRSFLASTSGRGPYVACLICLERVRPSDPAWSCSSGCYALFHLFCIQSWAHQSSHRPPSTTQPAAAAAASTDWPCPKCRLPYPRTLIPRSYLCFCGKVEDPPADPWILPHSCGEVCGRPLSGNCGHHCLLLCHPGPCPPCPKLVTSRCFCGSREDVRRCAQKHFSCNQPCPKPLPCRTHRCPERCHEGPCPPCEVRGMYRCACGKTEEERECSERGFRCERPCDGMLSCGKHKCDRGCHAGPCGNCPLQGRRTCPCGKKEYRGVSCDANMPTCGSTCEKMLSCRIHQCPERCHRGPCVETCRTVVVKSCRCRSLKKEVPCYQELVCERKCQRLRDCGRHACRRRCCDGDCPSCPEICGRKLRCSNHKCLSPCHRGACVPCPLMVSISCSCGETRFEVPCGTEKSQKPPKCSKQCHISRLCIHASECRRHKCHYGACPPCRMICGDKLPCGHNCKERCHGPMPPPNPEFTLKPKKKKVDKHIEYIPGSPCPPCQEVVWISCFGQHVGEERPIVCSNKRQFACQNLCGNLLSCGNHYCTKPCHVLKSQQLKLDQHERCNNEQALIPLDAESGLAESCEECFLPCQKVRKPSCSHPCPLPCHSNDCPPCKVLVKRSCHCGAMVHVFECIYYNSLSDKEQQRVRSCGGPCHRKLSSCPHLCSETCHPGPCPSIDQCLKKVTVRCACNNLKNEWLCRDVQKEYRNAGRDPRDVSKSHFGVALLPCSVNCPSKIKVVESELQLRKTREAKSPVVEVSNVPKRRKRRERVQETRQASKFQAIKETLWRCVCFILIFLMIIASAYYGYKGLFRLSDWMNEIEERRPRQRFPRA, via the exons ATGGCCGCCACCGCCACCTCCACTGGTCGTTTTCCTATCCAGAACCCGAATCCTCCTTCCGATATCGTCTTCTCCGACTCTGACGCCAGCAGCGGCAGCGGCGGTGAGGAGGCCGCGGGCCAACGCACCGCCCTTGAGGACTCGATCTTCGACGCCTACCTCCAGATCTCCGGCCGCTCCGCCCCTGACCTGTCCAAGATCCGATCTTTCCTAGCCTCCACCTCGGGCCGCGGCCCCTACGTCGCCTGCCTCATCTGTCTCGAGCGCGTTCGCCCCTCCGACCCCGCCTGGTCCTGCTCCTCCGGCTGCTACGCCCTCTTCCACCTCTTCTGCATCCAGAGCTGGGCCCACCAATCCTCCCACCGGCCTCCTTCCACCACCCAGCCCGCTGCCGCTGCCGCTGCCTCCACCGACTGGCCCTGCCCTAAATGCCGCCTCCCGTACCCGAGAACCCTAATCCCCCGATCCTACCTCTGCTTCTGCGGCAAGGTCGAGGACCCGCCCGCGGATCCCTGGATCCTCCCCCACTCTTGTGGCGAGGTCTGCGGTCGCCCTCTCAGCGGGAACTGCGGCCACCATTGCCTCCTTCTGTGCCACCCCGGCCCCTGCCCGCCGTGCCCCAAGCTCGTCACCTCCCGCTGCTTCTGTGGTTCCCGCGAGGACGTCCGCCGCTGCGCCCAAAAGCACTTCTCCTGCAACCAACCTTGCCCCAAGCCGCTGCCTTGCAGGACTCACCGCTGCCCGGAGAGATGCCATGAGGGCCCCTGCCCCCCGTGCGAGGTGAGGGGGATGTACCGCTGTGCCTGCGGGAAGACGGAGGAGGAGAGGGAGTGCTCGGAGCGGGGCTTCCGCTGCGAGAGACCATGCGATGGGATGCTAAGCTGTGGGAAGCACAAGTGTGATCGTGGGTGCCATGCGGGCCCGTGTGGGAATTGCCCTCTTCAGGGGAGGAGGACGTGCCCGTGCGGGAAGAAGGAATATAGAGGGGTCTCTTGTGATGCAAATATGCCTACATGCGGCTCGACATGCGAGAAGATGCTGAGCTGCAGAATTCATCAGTGCCCGGAGAGGTGCCACCGTGGGCCTTGCGTCGAGACATGTCGGACTGTTGTCGTCAAGTCTTGCCGATGTCGGAGCTTGAAGAAGGAG GTTCCGTGCTATCAAGAATTGGTCTGTGAAAGAAAATGTCAGCGGTTACGAGATTGTGGACGCCATGCTTGTAGGCGTCGCTGCTGTGATGGGGATTGCCCTTCTTGCCCAGAG ATTTGTGGCAGGAAGCTAAGATGCAGCAACCATAAATGTCTTTCACCATGCCACAG AGGTGCCTGTGTTCCTTGTCCCTTGATGGTGTCCATTTCATGTTCATGTGGAGAGACACGCTTTGAG GTTCCTTGTGGGACTGAAAAGAGTCAAAAGCCGCCAAAATGTTCCAAACAGTGTCATATATCTCGTCTTTGTATACATGCATCTGAATGCCGG CGTCACAAGTGCCACTATGGAGCTTGCCCACCTTGTCGAATGATTTGTGGAGACAAACTTCCTTGTGGACATAATTGTAAAGAAAG GTGCCATGGTCCTATGCCTCCTCCTAACCCAGAATTCACTCTCAaaccaaagaaaaagaaagtcGACAAGCATATTGAATATATACCTGGATCACCCTGCCCTCCTTGTCAAGAAGTTGTTTGGATATCGTGCTTTGGCCAGCATGTTGGGGAAGAACGTCCG ATCGTTTGCTCCAATAAGAGACAGTTTGCCTGTCAGAACTTATGTGGAAACCTTCTCTCATGTGGCAATCACTACTGCACAAAACCTTGTCATGTTCTAAAGAGCCAACAACTGAAATTGGATCAGCATGAAAGATGTAATAACGAACAGGCTCTCATCCCATTAGATGCTGAGAGTGGACTTGCAGAGTCTTGTGAAGAGTGCTTCCTTCCTTGCCAAAAG GTTAGGAAGCCATCATGTTCACATCCCTGCCCTCTACCATGCCATTCCAATGATTGCCCGCCTTGCAAGGTCCTTGTCAAAAGATCTTGTCATTGTGGTGCCATGGTGCATGTTTTTGAGTGTATATATTACAACAGCTTGAGTGACAAGGAGCAACAAAGAGTGCGGTCATGTGGTGGACCATGCCATAG AAAGttatcaagttgtccacatcTGTGCTCTGAAACATGTCATCCTGGTCCTTGCCCATCAATTGATCAGTGTTTGAAAAAG GTCACTGTCCGTTGTGCATGCAACAACCTGAAAAATGAGTGGCTATGCCGAGATGTACAAAAAGAGTATCGCAATGCTGGTCGTGATCCTAGAGATGTATCAAAGAGCCACTTTGGAGTTGCTCTGCTTCCATGCAGTGTAAATTGCCCTAGTAAAATCAAGGTTGTTGAGTCAGAATTACAGCTCCGCAAAACTAGGGAGGCCAAG AGCCCAGTTGTGGAAGTATCAAATGTCCCCAAGCGCCGGAAGAGACGTGAGCGGGTGCAGGAAACCAGGCAGGCTTCAAAATTTCAG GCAATTAAGGAGACTCTTTGGAGATGCGTttgttttattttgatatttctaaTGATCATTGCAAGTGCTTACTATGGTTATAAGGGCCTTTTCCGGCTTTCCGATTGGATGAATGAAATCGAAGAAAGAAGGCCGAGACAAAGATTCCCAAGAGCTTGA
- the LOC140857896 gene encoding LOW QUALITY PROTEIN: rhodanese-like domain-containing protein 10 (The sequence of the model RefSeq protein was modified relative to this genomic sequence to represent the inferred CDS: inserted 1 base in 1 codon) — protein sequence MRTQPDKEESMGIAVGVSHLSSRAVALGARAQQQQTRAYPKGTGGSGGQQELIRSGVVRAIPPRDAASALQAQGFRLLDVRPAWEWEKARVVGSLHVPVFVEDTDGGPITLLKKWVHFGYVGLWTGQCLTTINERFLPQVEEVVPDKEDKLLVACGEGLRSMIAVRILHEGGXKNLGWLAGGFNRSGDGDFAEMEGSTKLQYATVGGVSYFFLQLLLFLQVLGKGN from the exons ATGCGAACACAACCGGATAAGGAAGAAAGCATGGGAATAGCAGTTGGTGTAAGCCACCTCTCCTCACGAGCTGTGGCTTTGGGGGCTCGAGCCCAACAACAGCAGACCCGGGCTTATCCGAAGGGTACTGGCGGCAGCGGCGGCCAGCAGGAGCTGATCCGCTCGGGCGTCGTGCGCGCGATACCGCCCCGAGACGCGGCTTCGGCGCTGCAAGCCCAAGGGTTCCGCCTGCTGGACGTCCGGCCGGCATGGGAGTGGGAGAAGGCACGCGTCGTGGGCTCCCTTCACGTGCCCGTCTTCGTGGAGGACACCGACGGCGGCCCCATCACCCTCCTCAAGAAGTGGGTCCACTTCGGCTACGTTGGGCTGTGGACCGGTCAGTGCCTCACGACCATCAACGAGCGCTTCCTCCCTCAGGTGGAGGAGGTGGTTCCCGACAAAGAGGATAAGCTACTTGTGGCCTGTGGTGAAGGACTCAG GTCTATGATTGCGGTGAGGATATTGCACGAGGGAG TAAAGAACTTGGGATGGTTGGCTGGAGGGTTCAATAGATCAGGAGATGGTGATTTCGCTGAGATGGAGGGAAGCACCAAGCTACAGTATGCTACTGTAGGTGGGGTGTCCTACTTTTTCCTCCAGTTGCTTCTGTTCTTGCAAGTCTTGGGCAAGGGGAATTGA